Proteins encoded by one window of Aliivibrio wodanis:
- the psuA gene encoding iron-regulated outer membrane protein PsuA — MNMKLTLSPLTLAIGAALAATVVTPNVLAAEEVTTNETMLVIGHQYEGYAEHMPQSGTKTDVEWLDVPQAVSVVTKTEIQDRGAVRLVDALDGVAGVNNTLGEGSRDQFVIRGFDALNDMYRDGMRDDGTLQSYRSLANIERVEVVKGPAGALYGRGSAGGIINLVTKRANGDNFTSVNGSVGSNSQFVGQIDNSMAITDKVNGRINVEYRQADSYVDHVDSNDFFIAPTIRVLPAEGHVIDLDVEYAHQELVPYRGVPSKNGKPVDVSSSTFFGGTNDYQESDNIRLAVNYEWQLSNNWIWTNRASYSHIELEQKGTRQGTVTGDKVSQTVNNFGYDPRTTTTVQSELVWETESNQMMIGADYNQINIDLTLASDKTLPPKDIYDPVVGPTPDPGFKPFRDNTTTTTGVYIQDVYTFGDLSVIGNVRYDSMDLEQQKAGAAKENLDDNKMSYRAGLVYRLNDDMSVYASMARSWQLPYSGIYINPKLAEFFHTDLKEVGAKAYLLDDALMLNAAIFQIDQEQPQTNVDGDVINKIEARHQGIELEARGQFTDKWDISVGYSYLDAEDKETGKKPNDVSDHLFSLWSTYQLGDNWRLGGGVKYVGDRYAGNDEAVALGDYTTVDLMAAYTTGRHKIQANAYNVLNEEYILGATNGKSGLNQIGYGAPAEFMLSYGYQF; from the coding sequence ATGAACATGAAATTGACTTTATCTCCTCTTACTTTGGCTATTGGAGCTGCATTGGCCGCAACAGTCGTGACTCCTAATGTGTTGGCGGCAGAAGAGGTAACCACGAATGAAACGATGCTAGTTATTGGTCATCAATATGAAGGTTACGCCGAGCATATGCCGCAATCGGGAACGAAAACGGATGTCGAGTGGTTAGATGTGCCGCAAGCCGTCTCTGTGGTTACTAAGACAGAAATACAAGACCGCGGTGCTGTGCGTTTAGTCGATGCTCTTGATGGTGTGGCTGGGGTAAATAATACCTTAGGTGAAGGGAGCCGAGACCAATTTGTGATTCGTGGTTTTGATGCGCTTAACGACATGTATCGCGATGGCATGCGTGATGACGGGACGCTGCAATCATATCGTAGTCTGGCTAATATCGAACGCGTTGAAGTGGTAAAAGGCCCAGCGGGTGCACTTTATGGCCGAGGCTCTGCTGGAGGCATTATTAACTTGGTGACTAAGCGGGCTAACGGCGATAATTTTACCAGCGTTAACGGCAGCGTTGGCAGTAATAGTCAATTTGTTGGGCAGATCGATAACTCAATGGCAATTACAGATAAGGTCAATGGTCGGATCAACGTGGAATATCGACAAGCGGACTCTTATGTCGACCATGTTGACTCTAATGACTTCTTTATTGCTCCTACTATTCGAGTATTGCCTGCTGAAGGTCATGTTATTGATTTAGATGTTGAATACGCACATCAAGAGTTGGTGCCATATCGTGGTGTACCATCGAAAAACGGTAAGCCTGTCGATGTTTCGAGCAGTACTTTCTTTGGTGGAACGAACGATTATCAAGAATCGGACAATATTCGACTTGCGGTTAATTACGAGTGGCAATTGAGTAATAATTGGATATGGACAAACCGTGCATCCTATAGCCATATCGAATTAGAGCAAAAAGGCACACGTCAGGGCACAGTAACAGGGGATAAAGTTTCTCAAACCGTTAACAATTTTGGCTATGACCCTCGTACCACTACGACGGTGCAATCGGAATTAGTTTGGGAAACAGAATCTAACCAAATGATGATCGGTGCCGATTATAATCAAATTAATATCGATCTCACATTGGCAAGTGATAAAACGCTTCCGCCGAAAGATATTTACGATCCTGTCGTTGGTCCAACGCCTGATCCGGGTTTTAAACCTTTCCGTGATAATACGACAACGACGACTGGCGTTTATATTCAAGATGTTTACACCTTTGGGGATCTTTCTGTAATTGGTAATGTTCGCTACGACTCTATGGATCTTGAACAGCAAAAAGCAGGAGCAGCAAAAGAGAACTTAGACGATAACAAAATGAGTTACCGTGCAGGGTTGGTCTACCGCCTCAACGATGATATGTCAGTGTACGCAAGCATGGCTCGTTCATGGCAGCTACCTTACTCTGGCATTTATATTAATCCTAAATTAGCAGAGTTTTTCCATACCGATCTGAAAGAAGTGGGCGCAAAAGCTTACTTATTAGACGATGCGTTGATGTTAAACGCAGCGATCTTCCAAATTGATCAAGAACAACCACAAACCAATGTGGACGGAGATGTTATCAACAAGATTGAAGCCCGTCATCAAGGTATTGAGTTGGAAGCGCGCGGTCAGTTTACAGATAAGTGGGATATTTCGGTGGGATACAGCTACCTAGATGCGGAAGATAAAGAAACAGGTAAAAAACCGAATGATGTTTCTGATCACCTGTTCTCACTTTGGAGTACTTATCAATTAGGTGACAACTGGCGATTGGGTGGTGGTGTGAAATACGTAGGTGACCGTTATGCGGGTAATGATGAAGCTGTAGCTTTAGGCGATTACACCACCGTCGATTTGATGGCAGCATACACTACAGGCCGTCACAAAATCCAAGCGAATGCTTATAACGTGTTGAATGAGGAATATATTCTGGGTGCGACGAATGGCAAGTCTGGTTTGAATCAGATCGGTTACGGTGCGCCAGCAGAATTCATGCTTAGTTACGGATACCAGTTCTAA
- the pvuC gene encoding ferric vibrioferrin transport system permease protein PvuC, with protein MSSLLLSGSKLDIKNQRQSILQWRGLLFTMLVSSLALSGYMASMLGWSNFSLTFNDLIQYWFTFDESNMTHQILATLRAPRAYAGLLIGASLAVSGLLMQGLTRNPLASPSILGINAGAACFMALAAIGIPLVSAINPILNAVCGALLSGVTVMLLGGFFSSRSHPLRLILAGIAISALLVGLTRAALILADDMAYSVLHWLTGSLSSVNSEQWQQLWPPVLIGLILAMSLARNLNLLALGEEVAVGLGSNIWLTRIVSGMTIVLLAGSSVAIAGPIGFVGLLVPHLVRPIVGHNYHLLIPISALVGAALVAWSDALSRAIAFPTETPVGVITALLGTPCFILIATRRS; from the coding sequence ATGAGCTCTTTGCTGCTTTCTGGTAGTAAACTTGATATTAAGAACCAACGTCAGTCGATACTTCAGTGGCGAGGGCTCTTGTTTACGATGCTGGTATCGAGCCTAGCGCTCTCTGGTTACATGGCTTCTATGTTGGGGTGGTCTAATTTCTCGCTAACGTTTAATGATTTGATTCAGTACTGGTTTACGTTTGATGAAAGTAATATGACTCATCAAATATTAGCGACATTAAGAGCGCCAAGAGCTTACGCAGGATTATTGATTGGGGCAAGTTTGGCTGTTTCGGGGTTATTGATGCAGGGGTTAACGCGTAACCCGCTCGCGTCTCCTTCGATTCTCGGGATTAATGCTGGTGCGGCTTGTTTTATGGCGTTAGCCGCAATTGGTATACCTTTGGTTAGTGCAATCAATCCAATCCTCAATGCCGTTTGTGGTGCGTTATTAAGTGGTGTTACCGTGATGCTTCTCGGGGGATTTTTTTCTTCTCGTTCACATCCTTTACGTTTGATTTTGGCTGGTATTGCCATCAGCGCGTTACTTGTTGGTTTAACGCGAGCGGCACTGATCCTTGCTGATGATATGGCTTATAGCGTGTTGCACTGGCTTACAGGCTCATTGTCTAGTGTGAACTCTGAACAATGGCAGCAGCTTTGGCCGCCAGTATTGATTGGTTTGATATTAGCAATGAGTCTTGCTCGTAACCTTAATTTGTTGGCTCTTGGAGAAGAGGTTGCCGTTGGATTGGGGAGCAACATTTGGCTTACTCGTATTGTTAGCGGAATGACTATTGTGCTACTTGCTGGTTCGAGTGTTGCTATTGCTGGGCCTATTGGTTTTGTGGGTTTATTAGTCCCTCATCTTGTTAGGCCTATAGTGGGTCATAATTACCATTTACTTATTCCAATTTCCGCATTGGTTGGCGCAGCGTTGGTGGCATGGTCAGATGCGTTATCACGAGCGATTGCTTTCCCAACTGAAACGCCCGTTGGTGTTATTACTGCGTTGCTTGGAACGCCTTGTTTTATTTTGATTGCGACGAGGAGGTCATGA
- the pvuB gene encoding ferric vibrioferrin-binding periplasmic protein PvuB produces MKNNSRFLSLNGLVVIFSSLFFSLLSFSSSASSRVIQDEQGQFEIATTPQRIVVLEFSFVDALAAVGVSPVGVADDNDASRVIPAVRELIQPWKSVGMRSQPSLEAIAVLKPDLIIADAERHRTVYQDLQRIAPTLLLKSRGETYQENLKSALKIGIAVDRQSEMELRIQQHQQAMADFKSHFSLKETIQFAVVSDKGMWLHSPASYAGGVLTALGIASPLVASTEKAYLPTSFELLLKTNPDWLLLGAYSHPNIIDDWQKNSLFNALTSEKKKQLVEVSPELWSLNRGMLAAEQIARNLEQILDRS; encoded by the coding sequence ATGAAAAACAATTCTCGATTCTTGTCATTGAACGGATTGGTGGTAATTTTTTCTTCATTATTTTTCAGCTTGCTCTCATTTTCGAGTTCAGCAAGCTCGCGAGTAATACAAGACGAGCAAGGTCAGTTTGAGATCGCCACAACGCCACAACGTATTGTCGTGTTGGAATTTTCATTTGTGGATGCCTTAGCTGCTGTGGGGGTTTCTCCTGTTGGTGTGGCTGACGACAATGATGCTTCGCGAGTGATTCCTGCGGTGCGTGAATTGATTCAACCATGGAAATCGGTTGGTATGCGTTCTCAACCGAGCTTAGAAGCCATTGCAGTATTAAAGCCTGATCTGATCATTGCTGATGCTGAGCGCCATCGTACGGTCTATCAAGATTTACAACGCATCGCGCCTACACTACTGTTAAAAAGCCGAGGTGAGACTTATCAAGAGAATTTGAAGTCCGCACTCAAGATTGGAATAGCTGTTGATAGGCAATCAGAGATGGAGCTGAGAATTCAACAGCATCAACAGGCGATGGCTGACTTCAAAAGTCATTTTTCCCTTAAGGAAACCATCCAATTTGCCGTGGTGTCGGACAAAGGTATGTGGTTACATAGCCCTGCCTCTTACGCAGGAGGAGTGCTCACCGCATTGGGCATTGCCAGTCCACTTGTTGCATCAACAGAAAAAGCGTATTTACCAACCAGTTTTGAGTTATTACTGAAAACTAACCCAGATTGGCTACTTCTAGGGGCTTATTCTCACCCGAATATTATCGACGATTGGCAAAAGAATTCGCTATTTAATGCACTAACATCGGAGAAAAAGAAACAACTTGTCGAGGTTTCACCAGAGCTTTGGTCATTGAATCGAGGTATGTTGGCTGCTGAGCAAATAGCTCGAAATCTTGAGCAGATTTTGGATCGATCATGA
- the pvuA gene encoding iron-regulated outer membrane protein PvuA — MFYQNLDGKLQIQPQVQLKLRLSVLAAAIASVTSMNAFAASEPETTTMETIVVTASLIGNSEVEDVKEYPGARTVLTNEQIKKTAALSIDSAFQSVPGIKVQDETGTGVLPNISVRGLKASRSGHAQFLMDGVPLTLAPYGHTGQSIFPATLSMLDRIDIVRGGAAVQYGPNNVGGVINLVTKPIPNSWETEISNRLTVFEDGDTPLNDFYLRTGGWLTDTLALQLEGNFLKGESFREHSDTEVKNFQAKVQWLMSDTQELQAFIQRYDADTQMPGALSPEDYKNDRTQSKRPYDEYQGSSTRWSVKYLQDLNIADSAELEVLTFGHSSERFFQWGFNGAGGHWADPALPSTDIRTSPREFTVYGVEPKLAMYFDSNIVTQNLIVGARYVNENIDYKLTQTPIAGGATSVPRDWHLDTDAFAGYISNEIGLFNDALKVTPGIRYESVDMKFDDLGKAQSTDNKVTEWLPGLTVAYHLTEQWVGYVNAQKSLRAPQIAYIRGLGEEGSELAWNYELGARYNQDSTSFSAALYRIDFKDQLQWQSATQTFDNIGKTLHQGIEISGRYIPQKLQALSLGASYNYLDATMEEDGTNKGNQLPYTSKHQLNWDATYAFMGVDTTLSGYYFSEAYSDNANTSAEDATGAKGKVPAYMVWNFNLGSDLYKDENGKLRMNVAVNNLLDEDYYFRGIDTSPVGRYPAPGRSYTLDLNYQF; from the coding sequence ATGTTTTACCAGAATTTGGACGGTAAACTTCAAATACAACCCCAAGTACAACTTAAACTGCGCCTGAGTGTACTTGCGGCAGCCATCGCATCAGTAACTTCCATGAATGCATTCGCTGCATCAGAACCTGAAACGACAACTATGGAAACGATTGTCGTGACTGCGAGTTTAATCGGTAACTCAGAAGTCGAGGATGTGAAAGAGTATCCGGGAGCTCGTACTGTTCTTACTAATGAGCAAATTAAAAAGACCGCGGCGCTCTCTATTGATTCAGCATTTCAAAGCGTTCCTGGAATTAAAGTTCAAGATGAAACTGGCACGGGTGTTCTACCTAACATCTCGGTGCGCGGCTTAAAAGCAAGCCGCAGTGGTCATGCTCAATTTCTAATGGATGGTGTCCCACTAACGTTGGCACCTTATGGTCACACCGGACAGTCGATTTTCCCTGCAACACTGTCTATGCTTGACCGGATAGATATTGTACGTGGCGGTGCTGCCGTACAGTACGGACCGAACAACGTTGGTGGTGTGATCAACTTGGTGACAAAGCCTATCCCAAACTCTTGGGAAACTGAAATCAGTAATCGCCTCACTGTATTTGAAGATGGTGATACACCACTTAACGATTTTTATTTGCGCACCGGTGGTTGGTTAACAGATACGCTTGCATTACAACTAGAAGGTAACTTCTTAAAAGGCGAAAGTTTCCGTGAACACTCTGATACTGAGGTAAAAAACTTCCAAGCTAAAGTGCAATGGCTGATGAGTGATACTCAGGAACTACAAGCTTTCATTCAGCGCTATGATGCCGACACGCAAATGCCAGGAGCACTATCACCAGAAGATTATAAGAATGATCGAACTCAATCAAAACGACCTTATGACGAGTACCAAGGTTCATCAACGCGTTGGAGCGTGAAATACCTGCAAGATTTGAATATTGCGGATAGTGCTGAATTGGAAGTGCTGACATTTGGTCATAGTTCTGAACGATTCTTCCAATGGGGGTTTAATGGCGCGGGTGGTCACTGGGCGGATCCAGCATTACCATCAACCGACATTCGTACTTCACCGCGTGAGTTTACCGTTTATGGTGTTGAACCTAAATTAGCGATGTACTTTGACAGCAACATAGTGACGCAAAATTTAATTGTGGGTGCGCGTTACGTCAACGAAAATATCGATTACAAGCTGACTCAAACTCCAATTGCGGGTGGTGCGACAAGTGTACCTCGTGATTGGCATCTTGATACCGATGCTTTTGCAGGTTACATCAGCAATGAAATTGGCTTATTTAATGATGCATTAAAGGTAACGCCGGGCATCCGCTACGAGTCAGTTGATATGAAATTCGATGATCTGGGTAAAGCGCAGAGTACAGATAATAAGGTAACAGAATGGTTGCCGGGCTTAACGGTGGCGTACCATCTAACGGAACAATGGGTCGGCTATGTTAACGCACAGAAGTCTTTGCGTGCACCACAAATTGCTTATATCCGTGGTTTAGGTGAAGAGGGCAGTGAACTGGCATGGAACTATGAACTGGGTGCTCGTTACAATCAAGATTCAACCAGTTTTAGTGCAGCACTTTATCGTATTGATTTTAAAGATCAGTTGCAATGGCAAAGTGCGACGCAAACTTTTGATAATATTGGTAAAACGCTTCACCAAGGTATTGAAATTTCTGGTCGTTATATTCCCCAAAAGCTTCAAGCTCTGAGCTTAGGTGCTAGCTATAATTACTTAGATGCGACTATGGAAGAAGATGGCACAAATAAAGGCAATCAACTTCCTTACACATCTAAACACCAACTGAATTGGGATGCAACTTACGCCTTTATGGGGGTAGACACTACGCTATCTGGTTACTATTTCAGTGAGGCTTACTCTGATAATGCGAACACAAGCGCTGAGGATGCAACGGGTGCGAAAGGTAAAGTACCTGCCTACATGGTATGGAATTTCAATCTAGGTTCCGATTTATACAAGGATGAAAATGGCAAGCTACGCATGAATGTCGCGGTGAACAACCTGCTTGATGAGGATTACTATTTCCGTGGTATTGATACTAGCCCTGTAGGTCGTTATCCCGCTCCAGGACGATCTTACACTTTGGATCTAAATTACCAGTTTTAG
- the pvuD gene encoding ferric vibrioferrin transport system permease protein PvuD, with translation MMTHQTKIVLLFGLLLIVASTGLFVGAASLSASQVVEHLITFSSDDFIIHQYRFPRMLLAIGVGAGLGLSGVLVQGVIRNPLASPDLMGISAGAGLAATASLVLFPNAPVSMLPLIAMFGGVFAAVLIAALAWWTKPTPAKLALIGIAVSAFLASCIDFLLVTNPIEINTAMVWLTGSLWGRNWQQVPFIWSALLLLLPIAFWLAWRLDVMGLGEENATTLGTKPKQIQAFALLAAVLLASISVSVAGTISFVGLLAPHLARLLFGHNHKLLVPSSALLGAILVTCADGLARGLQPPIELPAGVLTSVIGAPYFIFLIYRYRGW, from the coding sequence ATGATGACCCACCAGACGAAGATTGTCTTGTTGTTTGGGCTGCTGTTGATAGTGGCATCCACAGGTTTGTTTGTTGGCGCTGCTTCACTTTCTGCATCTCAAGTTGTTGAACATTTAATCACGTTTTCCAGTGATGATTTTATTATTCATCAATATCGATTTCCGCGTATGTTACTTGCCATTGGTGTGGGAGCAGGGTTAGGGCTCTCTGGCGTATTAGTTCAAGGAGTGATACGTAATCCGCTAGCATCCCCTGATCTCATGGGGATCAGTGCAGGGGCAGGGCTTGCTGCGACAGCGAGTTTAGTTTTGTTTCCTAATGCACCAGTCAGTATGCTTCCTCTGATTGCAATGTTCGGTGGGGTTTTCGCCGCTGTGCTGATTGCAGCACTGGCATGGTGGACAAAACCAACCCCTGCAAAATTAGCGTTAATTGGTATTGCAGTGAGTGCATTTCTTGCTAGTTGCATCGACTTCTTACTTGTCACTAATCCCATTGAGATCAACACGGCGATGGTATGGCTAACAGGTAGCCTTTGGGGGCGAAACTGGCAACAAGTGCCCTTTATTTGGAGTGCATTACTCTTGCTATTGCCAATCGCGTTTTGGTTGGCTTGGCGTTTGGATGTGATGGGACTTGGGGAAGAAAATGCGACAACACTTGGTACTAAACCAAAACAGATACAGGCTTTCGCGTTGTTGGCCGCAGTATTACTTGCCAGTATCAGTGTTTCGGTTGCAGGAACGATCAGTTTTGTGGGTTTATTAGCTCCTCATTTAGCTCGTTTATTATTTGGACACAATCATAAATTATTGGTCCCTAGCTCTGCATTGTTAGGCGCGATTCTAGTGACTTGTGCTGACGGGCTGGCAAGAGGATTACAACCACCGATTGAACTGCCTGCTGGTGTACTTACCTCTGTGATTGGCGCGCCTTATTTCATCTTTCTTATTTATCGTTATCGAGGTTGGTAA
- the pvuE gene encoding ferric vibrioferrin transport ATP-binding protein PvuE has translation MLETQNLSVAYGKQTIIPNLSVSIPKGKITALIGPNGCGKSTLLKTLVRINKPIAGDVLFENKSLSTYGDKILARSLSLLPQILINPEGITVRKLVEYGRSPYVSHWGRLGKEDQLIVEQAMRDTGVFEFADKPVESLSGGQRQRAWIAMVIAQDTDVVMLDEPTTYLDMSHQVELMNLMQQMNAKGKTVVVVLHDLNQACRYCDHLVVLDQGRLVTEGSPDQVLTENMLSSVFDLKARVFRDPISNTPMCVAI, from the coding sequence ATGCTTGAAACACAGAACCTTTCCGTCGCGTACGGCAAACAAACAATTATACCGAACCTTTCGGTTTCAATTCCTAAGGGAAAAATTACCGCCTTAATTGGACCAAATGGATGTGGTAAATCCACCTTGCTAAAAACCTTGGTTAGAATTAATAAACCAATAGCAGGAGATGTACTGTTTGAAAATAAATCGTTATCTACCTATGGTGATAAAATACTCGCACGTTCGTTGTCACTCTTACCACAAATATTGATAAATCCGGAGGGAATTACAGTAAGAAAACTGGTCGAGTATGGTCGCTCCCCTTATGTATCTCACTGGGGAAGATTAGGAAAAGAAGATCAATTAATTGTCGAACAAGCGATGCGCGATACAGGCGTATTTGAGTTTGCAGATAAACCCGTAGAATCACTGTCTGGTGGTCAACGTCAAAGAGCATGGATTGCGATGGTGATAGCGCAAGATACGGATGTTGTGATGCTCGATGAACCAACAACCTACCTTGATATGTCGCACCAAGTTGAATTAATGAATTTGATGCAGCAGATGAATGCCAAAGGAAAAACGGTGGTTGTTGTACTACATGATCTCAATCAAGCGTGCCGATACTGCGATCACTTAGTCGTCTTAGACCAAGGGCGCCTCGTTACCGAAGGATCACCCGATCAGGTGCTGACAGAAAATATGCTCAGTTCTGTTTTCGATCTCAAAGCTCGTGTATTTCGTGACCCTATTTCAAATACGCCGATGTGTGTGGCGATTTAA
- a CDS encoding putative uncharacterized protein (No significant database matches): MLCRYRLLPGYSLTQKDLPYILTPNEFTCLVRDVANIVSLRRSLPAKLQHNRHIASAQNTHILTRNLRRLIERGEWVALSMFPQPRGIEQLRLPLMSGLQQRIEKVQNPTSLVRIKTTPTLRHQSSHVASPAVVTEKSLDNKIIVEFAGQWPNNAASISISKLKGLNEKTKKIQKDRKFSHRSLTEFSDLDKEPRALYLTIPKTHSAKELNFLLADTISPVAKETEMGEWETVLVPVRPLIYTSELQEKDKLADVIKGYIYIFWKQKLWREVSVDKNSAFSDIDVEHYRNLASDNSSKNQRRSEGHPLPHLWLPYKIAGEAQIADKGLALLFSRTALPWKTIQEIETDPELYKTLISADELESYSVNQSFDNQKHIVAIDLQAFSSLNESKLTDALSMPSQSYLNQKSNKTAVIRLTNNSGRLGLILRDQFDQRYVNMDYQLEADGRTYERITDEFGFISLDDFAQLESVFINMKANEYDVDFSNRLFVEIGTLKPLKDETGLNQRLKNHDFIIAEHDDLNEGLQKNALKNMQYHCNLAMNATRNEETIDWFDCHDAE, from the coding sequence ATGCTCTGTCGATACCGCCTGCTTCCAGGTTACTCGCTTACTCAAAAAGATCTTCCGTATATTTTAACACCCAATGAATTTACCTGCTTAGTAAGGGACGTGGCTAATATCGTTTCTCTTCGACGCTCTCTACCTGCCAAACTTCAGCATAATAGACACATAGCCAGTGCGCAAAATACACATATTTTGACACGTAACTTAAGACGATTAATAGAAAGAGGTGAATGGGTAGCATTATCTATGTTCCCTCAACCAAGAGGTATTGAACAGTTACGTTTACCTTTGATGTCTGGATTACAACAGCGTATTGAGAAAGTGCAAAACCCCACGAGTCTAGTGCGGATCAAAACGACACCCACATTAAGGCATCAATCCTCTCACGTTGCGTCACCAGCGGTTGTCACTGAAAAGAGTTTAGATAACAAAATTATTGTAGAGTTTGCAGGTCAATGGCCTAACAATGCCGCATCGATTTCGATATCTAAGCTTAAAGGTTTAAATGAGAAAACCAAGAAAATACAAAAGGACCGTAAGTTCTCCCATCGAAGTCTCACTGAGTTTTCAGATTTAGATAAAGAGCCAAGAGCACTCTATTTAACCATTCCCAAAACACACTCTGCAAAAGAGCTTAATTTTCTGCTTGCTGACACGATTAGTCCAGTAGCAAAAGAGACAGAAATGGGAGAGTGGGAGACAGTGTTAGTGCCAGTAAGGCCCTTAATATATACCTCAGAGCTGCAAGAAAAAGATAAATTAGCGGATGTAATAAAAGGCTATATTTATATCTTTTGGAAACAGAAACTGTGGCGAGAGGTTTCTGTTGATAAAAATAGTGCATTTAGTGATATTGATGTCGAACATTACCGCAACCTAGCGAGTGATAATTCGAGTAAAAATCAAAGAAGATCAGAAGGGCATCCATTACCTCATCTTTGGCTTCCATATAAAATAGCAGGAGAGGCTCAAATAGCAGATAAAGGGTTAGCACTTCTGTTTAGTCGAACCGCACTTCCTTGGAAAACGATCCAAGAAATAGAAACAGATCCTGAGCTATATAAGACGTTAATATCGGCAGATGAATTAGAAAGCTATTCAGTAAATCAATCATTTGATAACCAAAAGCATATTGTAGCTATCGATTTACAAGCGTTTTCATCACTTAATGAAAGTAAATTGACTGATGCCTTGAGTATGCCAAGTCAAAGTTATTTAAATCAGAAATCCAATAAAACTGCAGTCATTCGATTAACAAATAACAGCGGCAGATTAGGCCTTATATTGAGAGACCAATTCGATCAGCGTTATGTAAATATGGATTACCAACTTGAAGCTGATGGACGAACATATGAAAGAATAACCGATGAGTTTGGTTTTATTTCTCTAGATGATTTTGCTCAATTAGAAAGTGTGTTTATCAATATGAAAGCGAATGAGTACGATGTGGATTTTTCAAATCGACTTTTTGTAGAGATCGGAACGTTAAAGCCATTGAAAGATGAAACTGGATTAAATCAACGACTAAAGAACCATGATTTTATAATAGCTGAACATGATGATCTTAATGAAGGTCTTCAAAAAAACGCGCTTAAAAATATGCAATATCACTGTAATTTAGCGATGAATGCCACGCGAAACGAAGAAACCATCGATTGGTTTGATTGTCATGACGCAGAATAA